CCACAACTGTTTGACAATTGCATGTATGCTGACAATGGACAGGTTCTAACCGTCGGCCAAGAATGCCCCAGATGCACAACAAACCCCCGGCGATCATCCCAACGATGGAGACCCATCAGACTCTGGTACTGTAGATCGCCCGACAAGATGAAGGAAACTAACCTGGCGGCGTGATTCCGACGATGGCGCGATTCCGGCGCGATGCTGTCATTCTCCCCAGCAAAGCCAGACGACAGGCAAGTCCGGAGTAGATTAGGGTTTTGCCGCTACAAGAAATATTCCAACCCATGACGAATCAAAAGGTGTCATAAACGCATTTTTGCGTCATAAATCGTGATTTATGACGTgggagtgacgaaaacccttcgttattagtcgagcgtcataaaccgcgactagtgacgttccttattttaCTACGTCACTAAGATTATGACGCCTACAAATCATCAAACAGAAACGTCATAAATTGGTACCTACTGTTTTGCCACGATGGACAGAATCTGATGTGGCATCCGATGTGGCATGACAATTATGACAAATTGTATCGTCATACCATGAATTTGGCCCCTtttgttgttgggtcgagcCCAAAATTGTTCCCACAGGTGTTCAGATAGCCAAAAATTGATTCCGATAGGCCCATTTGTTATTGGGTCGAGCCCAAATCTATTCCCACTGGCCAATGTTGTTCAGATAGCCCAAAATTGATTCCGATAGGCCCTTTTTTTGTTGGGTCGAGCCCAAAAGTTGTGTAAATTATTTGCAACCCTTTTAGTCCTGATTTATGAATAAAATTTGGCCCAATTATATGGGGGCTAAGCCCACTTAAGGAAATAGATTTAACCAATTAGGCCTAACAAGTAATTGATTTCATTTCAGTTCCAATCCAGTTGGTAAAATAATAAACAgaacacacatatttatgtatacaagaaaataaatgattGTTCCCAACGAGACAACCACTACCATATTATTCATCACATATCACAAACTATTATAAGATAACTGTCTCACAAAGAACAGAGATTAACATAGCTGCATCCAGGTCATAATCTCAAGAGACAAAGTAGAGCATTGATCTTAACCTCTTGTATAGGTTAGCACGAAGGAGTGCTTCGCTATCTTGTGTTACCTTCTTCAATTTCTGAATCTCGGCATTGAGAGTTGATTCTGATTCTTCTGTCTTCTTCActtcaaggtagctaactcttCCTTATGAGCAACGAACCTTTGTCGAAGTTGTATCCCATCCTGTTTGTTGGCGTCAACTTGCTCCTCATCAAAACTACCGCATAaggatttggtagagcttcttgaGTACTCCGCTGCCACATCACGTTCTTGTTTTGCAAGAAGCACCATTGATTTGAGAACTTCCATCTAGCAACAGTGGATACGAAGCCGATTGTGATTTTGTAAGTGATTTAaactaaagaaagaaaaatatcaataatcatcatgtgtttagtttgGTATCCTGGAGCTAGACTGAAAAGAAGCGACTATGGATGTTGACCCTCTAGCCGGCTGAAATAGGATATAGTCAAACTTCAATTGATACATTTGTTTAAGTATAAATTAAGAGCGGACAAATGAACAAGCATAAGAACATGTGGCAAAGGTTGAGATCATACCAAACTAAAGCAATTTCATCTATTAATTTCTACAAATCACATAAACAATTTAACCTGGCACAAAAATATCTATTGgaaaggtgaaagataaagtGGATCTGCTGGAGtagtaatttttcaccaactctaccaatagggtacaacagatccacattCTCCAATCTAACTACAATAGtgaaagccaaagagcatggggaagcaatctaataatttcatctattaagttctacaaaccccataaataatttgacttggcacaaaaataattattggaaaaagtGAAAGATAAAGAGGATCTAGTGGAGCggtaatttttcaccaactctcgcAATAAGGTACAGCAGATCCACATTCTCCAAAGCATGCAACTACAATAttgaaagccaaagagcatggggaagcaatctaataattgaaTTTAGCAATACAGGGAGGAGACCAATGTTAGACGAACATGAAGAGAAGGAGGTGCCGAATGCCGCCTCAATGGAGCAGCCTGGGCATGCGCCGCTTCCTCAGTCTTCTTTGCACGTACTCGAGCACAGCAGCTGCCGGTGGTAGCCTCGGGGAAGCTGACGGAGAGATGGCTTCGAACCATCTGCAGCTTCAAGCCCGTCGCCGAGGAAGCCCACCGCTCGTAGCCGAGGTAGCCCACCTCCAGTCAAGCTTGACGGTGCTGCTGAGGTCGTGCTTGCTGTCGCCGCTGTAGATCTACTACGGCTATTCGACGGGAAGAAGAGAGGGGAGTAATTTTGGAATTACCAGGTGGGATGTGGGAAGCTTGGctcccctcttttatttatatataacgGGGGAGGACCTGGAGGATGAGTGGGGAATTTAAAATTTCAGATCCCACCTTTGTGTTCAGTAGCGGGAAACAAAACTCTTTGGAAACTGCCACAAGACCTGAGTCACTGGCACGTTGGAGTGACCTTATATAGACGAGCGGTTCCAGAAGGGAGTCTGGGACAGTCCGTGGCATCATGGCATTGATAAGCACTCCAAGGATTATCCTCCTTTGTAGAATCATGTCTGCAAGATGATCCGACTATTGCATTACAAATGCTCTTCAGTGCAACAAATTAATGTACTGTTTCGACTGTTTACATGATAAAATACACTTAAATAATACATTAAAACTACATCGGATCCTGGCAGTGGCATCCTAATATCTACTCGACGTTCTTTAAAGAAAGTACATGGATCCTTTTGATAACTTCAGGATGGTGGTAACACACGAACACAAAATCCTCTATGAGAATTCCGTCCGGCGAGATTAGCGCTATGAGAGACATGCACTTCTCCTGCAATTGGGTGCAGTTAGTCTCAAATGCCCATCCTAGAAATGTGGTCACAGTTTTCTCACACGCCATGTCCCACATCTTTGACGCACAGTGCAACTTCAACTGTTCGACGCAGTACATGTCAGCGAGTGAGAGTAACACGAGCCAGGCGTTGACAGGGGTGTCCCATAAATTAGCCTCCTATGGGAATGATCCTTCGCAAGCGTATTTGATCAGCAACGAGAAGCTAGTAGGGTTAGTGTCTTTAATTGAAACAGTTTCTGACTTTGACTCCACTCTGCTGCCATAGAGAAATGCCTCCACCACACGAGATAGTGCTGCCACATCACTCATCTTGCTCGAATCACTCGGCCGCCTATGTCGAAGATGACGTCCACAGGGGCTTGGGCTGCAATTGTTATGCATATGCTTCTGCCTACTGATGGAGGTGGAACTTCAATGCAGTCGTCCTCTAGTACTATAACAATGCAGGATATGTTTACGCAACTGGAATGGTCCCACACATATTCAATCTCACGATGCCCCATGAGGCAGTTAATGCCATGTTGTAGATTCCCATTCCTGAATTCAAGTTTCTTTAAATCTTGAACTCGAAACATATCATCATAATCTATTGCGTCTCTAGCCACCGCACGGAACAGGACTCATACCTACGTGCAAGCATTCACAGGGTTAACCATTGGAGCGTATATGTGAGCATGTGTATTCATAGCAATGAGACACCTACCTTTTGCGCGTTGTTCATCAGAACGAGGATGATAGAAATTCCTTCTAAATCTGCTGGTGGCTACCACGGATCATGAATACCCGTAGGGTAGCAATGTATCCTTCATTGACGGCCTCCGATCATGAATGTACTAGATTCCTTGTACTGACCAATAGTTCCTTCTACTTTTGCGTATTCTTCCTTCCACTTCCTTGCATCATAATTGTTGTAAGAATTTTTCATTTTTAGCTCCTTCATCAATGCAttgtttctcattttcttcctcGTGTTCATCATGGAATTGGTTGCCTCCCCAAAGTATCGCTTCATCAAGTGCAGCTCACAAGTTGTGTCATTGACCTCCTTCTTAGCAATTATCCATGCTTCTTCCCAcgaccttgcttcctcttcagctttttccttcctcttcatcagcttcaccagaacacctttagtcctagcatcccattcaggatcaacccACCTAAACGACGCGCATTTCATCCCTTCATTCTATAGACACCAATTATGTTCATACAATTCaccatttacaacactaacatcaaaagtagaagcaaggtttattagaattgaaatAAGTTATCATTTACCTCATAGCAACATGCATACCAGCGTCCAAGGTTGTCAAATATCCAATCATACCTCACATAGAAAGGCAACCCGTGCTTGCACTTATTTTCAGGATCCACAATGATAACATCACGATCAGGTGATGGCAAGCTGTTGCTATCAGTGGCTCCAAGCACCTATGGAAGCTAATAAAATACATGAACCTACCAAATTATAAAGTACtccatccatttcaaattatcggttattttagcttttctagatacataatttttgctatgcacctatgggagctgattctttgGGAGACGTGATTTTGTGGCTGAAAAttattctctttgattctctagcataaactcttaaaatcaggatggaaaatcacttcataaactatagcctatcaactttgAACACCAATTggaatgcaaatctaagggtacgATGAAATCGGAATCTAGTATCTTCAACTCAGATCCCCAAATccagaaatccccttccctaggacgaaagtagcggcacaaaaTAGGGGACTGGCCTAACTggagctcctcctcatcctcccttcGCCCCTAGGTCTGCTAGGATTCGCCATTCCTGCTGCAGGCGGTTGCAGATCTGCGCACCGACGCTAGCTCTAGTCTTTGCCACAGCTAATAGGAGCATGGTGCCGGCAagtctcttgcagtagtgtaCGTCGTGTTGAGAAATGAGAAATATATCCCATGCTTGGGCCTGCAAATGGCATGTTGACCACACTCATTAGAACctaaatatataaaatgtgtCCTTTTGAAAAACATACATAGTTCATATCTCAGTGGTAGTGCTATCTCAACACATTCAAGAGGTCAAATGTTCGAGCATTGTCATCGATattgtttcctttttatttttctttctttttttatctcAGACTAACATAACGTACCAAAACTTCTACCAccaactcacctgaaacttataTGTGTAACTCAGTtgcggtaaagacttcccattcgatcggtaacaggttcgatccatgggaggagcacgttttcctttttattttaccgtcctatttatcagcttaaacttacatgtgggatcttggttggtttatgacattttcgCGAAtcttatatcgtcacaaaaccaccatttaACAGCAGgtgacgatttctttttggctagaGTGGCACAttttatgacgttccgtaaTTTTATTACTAAATTTGCTCAAATGTGAaattttatgacgttttcagctAGAAATGTCATAAATCTATGACGAgaataaatgtgtcataaaattttcatcatagatcaacacatttcttgtagtgagaAGAACGTGACATTGGCGATTGTGACGGTGCGAGGGTTGAGGCTCGCTAAGACGGGGCCGGCTTGTGTTGGCGACGACGATGGCAACGGCGCAGGCAGCGGTGCGTTTTCGGTGGAGGCAGTGGAGTCTTGGGAGGCGATGGAGTACAGAGAGGCATTGTGGATCAGGAAAGAGGTGTACGTGAAGGCTGCGTGCAGAGGGGGAGGTGGAGTTTGAGGCGTAAGGAGACGAGCGAAGGATGAACAACCCTGAGATGTTTACCAGTTATCACGGAAGGAGAAACTTTGATCCGAGATCACGGAAGGAGAAACTTTGATCCGAGGGTAGGAATCGACCACAGCGAGGGCTATGGGGAGGGCGATGGAACGGACCACAAAAACGTCACCTCGTTTTTTTTAGCTGCAGAGATTGGGGCACTCACCATCCATCCCTAAACTTCAATGCAACGTACCCCCTTTGtttaggggttgtttggatcctggagctaaaatttagtccgtgtcacatcggatattcagatgctaattaggaggactaaacataagttaattacaaaactaattgcagaacccctaggctaaatcgcgagacgaatctattaagcctaattaatccatcattagcaaatgtttactgtagcaccatattgtcaaatcatggactaattaggcttaatagattcgtctcgcgatttagcctaggggttgtgaaattggttttgtaattagtctatgtttaatactcctaattagtgtccaaacattcgatgtgacaggagctaaaatttagttgggggatccaaacacccccttagttccAAAGCACGAGTCATTTAATTTTATACTAAATCAAACTTGTTTAATTTGATAAAGTTTATAGACAAAAGTAACGACATATACAGCATCAAACTAGTCACGAAATATATACTGGTAGTGTATTTATAATATTATGGAAATTAATATGTAGTTTTGTATAAACTTAAAGTTAGAAATGTTTGACTtaagataaaaataaaatgagaCATAATTTACAGCGGAGGTACTACGCTGCATTATTGAAGTGTAACAATTGCAGATAAAAACCAGACACTTTTTTTATATGCTTTTCAGGGACATATTGGCTTTGGTTCTAAACTCTTTTGCAGCACATTGATGACTGGTCGAGGCATGCGGTCTTTTAGATTCTAGAGCTGTGCACTGATTGTGGATTGATGCCTCTCTTTTTAGAGGAGCTATTttcattatctttttttttactctGATTGCCTGATGTTATTTCAGATAGGGAAAGATAGACATGAGTAGTAATTTGTTTACCACATTGATCTCAATCAGTGCACAACAAAGAATCATCTCCATGTTATATCTACTATTAACCTACCAGGTAGCCTTGTATACACCCCATACATCTGTAGCACGAGCATTGACATCTTCCCTTCCTAACAGTCCACCTAACGAAACCTTTTGAACTTTGCGACCTGACATGCATCTGGCGGACCCACCTGTCATTCTTCGGTCACAATTAATTCGTTGAGGAGGCCTCTTCTTGCTGACTCAGCACGTGCACGTACGCGCGCGCacggcgccacgccgccgccaccggcggccgGTTACTAGCAGTCTAGCACTTGTCGACGTCCCTCCACTTGAGGTACTCGACTCCGGCGAGGTAGTGCGCGTacgcgccggcgacgacgaagaGGTGGAACAGCTGGTGGCTGTGCCCGACGAGGTCGAACCTCCCGGGCGCCCACCGCTCCGGCACCCGCGCCGCGTAGACGACGACGCCGAGCCCGTAGAGCGCCCCCATGAGCGCCTCGTACGCCGCCGAAGCCACGGCCCCCGGCGCCGTGCCGCCGTAGATCACGAGCTTGTGGGCGATGGGCACCACCCCCGACGCGCCCATGCAGGAGAAGAGGGCGGCGCGGAGCGGCCGGAGCTCGGGGGCCTGGAACGCCGGCACCAGCGACaccgtggccgcggcggcgcccagcgCCGTGATGGAGcccatgtagaggcgctgcagcGAGGGGGCGCAGAGGAAGGAGTAGTAGGCTAGCGGGTAGAAGGAGGTGACGATCAGGGCGGCGATGCCGGCGTAGTCGAGGCGGAGCGTCACGTACGCCGTGCGCTCCGAGTGGCACAGGATCAGGTGGCACGCGCTGCTCGTCAGCAGGCACACCATCGCGCCGGCGAGGTAGGCGAACAGCGGCCACCGCGTcacgggctcgccggcggcgacgagtgcGTCCGTGGCCGTACCATTAGTGTCCTGCAGATGCAGTCGTTGTCGGATCTACGACAGTAAAGGATGAAACAGTAAAAAGTGAAGGGGGAAAAAATCTTACAAAGGAGGAAAAAATCTTATAAGGAACTGAAGTTTTAATCACCAGATTCATTTACTACAGTGAAACACAGTGGATGATTCAAGAGCAGTTTTCAGGTTACAGAGACTTCAACTGGGTTTGTTACTGAAACATGATGCTAAATATACTACTACTTGGTATATCTCGTGCAAAGCCTAAAATGCACACTTGATTTGCTACAGTGCAATGGATTTGTGGTCCGGTGTGCTCTTGCTTGCAAGTCTGCCCTTCTGTATGAGTTCCCAAAGCAGAGATCCAGAAGGTACAGGGCATGCATATATGGATGCTTGGCCACCATCTAAAAAACAATGCATAAGCACGCGcacatttatttttattttttgcctTATTTGTTGTTCGACCGAAATCTTATGATTGGGCCGCGGTCGGAAGAGAAATCGGTTAACAAAATCCCCACAATGTTTTTATCAACAGGCATTGTGTATGCAGATGGGATTTGCATGTTCAGTTGCAAACACAAAACTCTCAAAGCAAATTGGAAGTGTTGCTGTCTCAATGCACGGCTGCACGCATCATGCAGCTATCATGATTATAATGGTACGGTTGACCACTACAAACCAAGGCTTGCATAACCCAATTTGGTTGTTTTCCGTCACATCCACAGAAAAGCAGCTGCAATTCCACTACTCCACTGAAAACCGTTGCATGTATGTATCAATCACTTCCAGTTTGAGACACATTTGCAAATTCCAGCTGGTTCATCACCCAACTAATTTCAATTTTCTGTTGTCATGGCTCATAACTGTTTTAGTACTACCACAACCTGTAACACTCTGGCTGCCAAAAACATGAAAAGATTGGTTGGTTGGAGTAAAccataaaaaaaagaacagtacTATTGTTTGTACCAGCCGGATGAAATTATGAAAACCAAACAACAACAACTAAAGCATGCATCAACAAGCTTATTAAGAACCCTAGCTAGCAggggaatgaaaaaaaaaagaaaaggacttGCTGGCGTTGCTGTGTGTAAATGCAATGGAGATGCAAGCCtgccagcagccagcagcccaTTAAAGCATGCCAACTAACCCCAGGAGTTAATATGGAGGCCACCTACCTGAGATCAGTACCACCCTGACAAGCCACATCAACTAGAGCACATAATCACATGATACTGACAGTCTACTCCTTTTGCTACAACCTCTAATAAGGTCAAAGTCTAAGACTAAATTAACGAGCATATAACTACTCCCTCCCATCACAAAAGAGCATTGTTCTGTAAATCATTACCAAAACTAGAAAACCACTTTGAACactaaaaattgtaaaaaaaaactcaaccacGGGAGGAGACTCCTCCGGGCTTTGTTCTAAGAAGATGACGTGCTTCGAACCCGGGTCGGTACAGGAGTTTCATCGACTCCCGGAGTTCAACGCTCTAATAGGTCCACGTGAGAAGCTTGGCAATTGTAGAGCAACATCGACGTATGGCCAAAATGCTTTTCCAGATGAATCTAACCATATCACGAGCTTTTAAAAAgcatattgttggtcaaagtttaaAAATGTTGAGCACATGCAACCCAAATAACGACACAATTTGTGACTAGAGGGAGAATAGTACATATTGGCTATTAATTAACAAGCAAAGAAATGATAGAAATTTAACCAGTACCTGGATCTGGATGCCATGATGAACGTGAGAGGAGGATGTGTTGGGCGGACAGCTGGTAGGGATCTGCTGACCGTCTTCAGACAAACCAGCCTCTGCAGCCGCAGATGGTGGCAGCAGGAAACACGCTGCGAGCGCCTCGTGCCTCAGCGCCACCGTCATGTTGGCCATCTCCACCAGATCTCCCCAGTACGCAGCCCTGCTACGGCTACTACTCCAGCtactgctgttgctgttgccgtCCCTTGGGATCACCATTGCCGTGAAGATTGTCAGGCACAAGAACAGCAGGAACCCTATCAAATGCCTGCAGGATTAACAGTAAATGTCAGGCAAATATGTGCAGGAATCGATTAGTGTCTGAAGAAGATCAAGGGTTGGGTAAGAAGGAACTGAATTGTGGAGATCATGAGAGGAGGGACTTACGACCAAACGTTGAGGGTCTCGTTGTGGATGGAGAAGATGCTGAGGATGGTCTCCTTCATCGGCCACTCGCACCGGTAGTAGCCGTGGATGAACTCGTTGTCCTTGAGCCACTCCGGCAGCGCCTCGTACCCGATGAGCTCACacttcttgctcttcttctccttcttcccgTCATCGGCGCCGCCATTCCAAGGTATGCAGGAAGAGGTAGTGGTAGGAGAAGAAGCCATGGGTGAAGTTCCTCCTCCAAGCTCTCCGGCACCTCTTGGTTGCAGGCTTGGCTGGTGCGGTGGCCGCCCTTGGCCTTTCTTCTTGCACATAACACCACAGCAATGTGGTTGTGTAGCTCGTCAAGACAAGGAACCATGCATCAGAAGCAAGCTGCTATATGCTGGCTGGCAATGGTGGTTGGCTTGTGCAATGGTATAGAGATAGAAGTTTTGTGTGTGGCGAAGTGGACGTATGTGCCTCTCTTTATAtgcatctctctctccctcccagcAGTCTTCTCTTGTGCTTGGAGCCAATGTTGCTCTATGGAGCCAAACAAGGAGTGCAAAAGCAATTGGGATCTTTTGAGACCACATACTAATAATATTCCAATTTGAGTAGTTGATCCCTCCACGTAGATGCCAAGATTCCCGTATGGCTATGTGACCTAGTAGTTGGGGTTGTGTTGATGTGAGAAAGGGAGAAGTGGTTGAAATTGCTTGTCCCATACTCCCATGTGTGTTCAAGAGGGAGGAGAAATTTAAAATCTGTCCTATGTGTCCCTTTTCTGTTCTTATGAAGTACTATTATTGTATATATTTACGACTTTCTTGCAGGATTTGGTTTAtttgcatggagtactgaacaCTGCCGCTGCGCGGTTTCTTCCAAGAAATCAAACGAGCAAGATCGATCAGATCAAGTTTTCTTTATTGCTGTTGGTTTGTTACTCGATGGCGTATCATCATCTAAATACtgtttttttggaaaagaaatCATGTCAGGAATGGATAGGTGGAGAATTAAGCAAGAAAGGTTAGTCGCAAAACACACGCAACAACACAAACAAGAATTAGCATTAGGAGAACTAATCACCAAACCTTTTTCCTTCAGTCGTTGGCGCCCTAGAGCACTGACCACGCGGTAGCTGTCAACTCTGTTCCCTTTTCAATTACTACTACCTTGTAGTGCTGGCTGGGCTGTCAAAATTCCCTGAACCGACAGATCTGATGCTGCACATGCGTATGCTCCAACCTGATGACATTGTCCGATCGAACGCTGTGAAAAAGCTCAGTATGCAGTAAACAATTGCAGCAACTACTTGGGAAATGGCATTCTCTGTTCTTCAGAGTACTGGACATGCGTGAGCAGGGAGCCACGGACATATTAATTGAGCTAGGCAGTAGGTTACATCAGGGTGAAAGGACGAAGAACTAGAATGGACAAGATCTGCAGGATTGCAGTGAAAGTTTTGTAGTGTACATTAGTTTTAGACCCTGCTTTAACTACAAGGAGAATCAGTATCAACTAACAAGAATGTGAGATGAGAACATGCTTTAGTAGTATGTATGTGTGCTACTGACAAACTAGGTTTTAATTTAATTAGGAACTATTGGTATGTTTTTGTCTGCCGAGTAGCTAGGCTAATTATAGATTTACTCCAGCATACTAGTAACTAACCTGGTTTTATTAGAATATTGGTTCGTCCTAGGATCCAATGCGTGAGAATTTCATTAATCAGACTACTGGGGTCCATCACCCAAGTTTAGTCATATGCGAACCGAGCTGCAGCTGTGGCCTCATCCATCTTGGCTTTGAACATATAGGTGTTAACATTTTTTCTTATTAAAAGGTGATGGGCTAGCTGTTCCCTCTTTTGTCCAAAAAAAGATTCATATGCTTCatttgatcatgaaagcatgcAGTTTTGAACTTACATTTCGCCAATTTTTTTGAGACttttaaaattaaatttaaaaattATCAAAAGATCAAAATGACTTGTTTCAGAAAGTACTTTTATACTGTTAATCATGATTGCATTGGACACTTTTAGCTGCACCTTACACTCCCGTTGGCTCTGGGTACGAGTGATCCTACACCCCCAAGAAAACTTGGCTCAGCATTGTAGAAACACATTATGTATCAGGGTCGGTTTCTAGCTTATATAATGAACCTTTATCCGGTCTGTGCATTGTGCCGTCGGGTCGGGTGCCGGAATCTCGACAACACCTATTCGCAGAGTGTCGTTTCACAAGGTGGATTTGGGCTCAGATGTCGGTTTGGATAGGTTTGCCGGCGATGCATCCGGATGAATGGGATTATGGGAGCCAGTAGAATCTGTTCATGACTGGTGGAAGGCGAGGGCGAGGACGACAGGGACAGCACGCAAAGGAATGAAGTCGATCACTATTTTGATTTGCTGGGAAATTTGCAAAGAGCGAAACGCTCATATTTTCAAGGCACCGTCCATGGCAGTTGCTACAAGAATTAGAGATGAGATTTCAAATTGGATCTTGGCGGGAGCAAAGTACTTAGCTAGACTTGTTCATACTTTGTAGAGTTTTTTCCACCGGATTTTTAGTTTTACCATTTGTAATTTCCATCTGACACTCCTTTTTAACAGGCAACTCTCCTGCcagtttgttaaaaaaatataacgaACCTTTGGCTTATTCAGCCGTCAACGAGGAAGAGGGGAAGACCAATCACTTATCGGGGCATCCGCCATCCAGACTTGTGGAGCTTGGAGACAGGGCTATGAGGCTAAAAAAATACTTTTAAAGGTAATAGCACAAGGTATTTTCAGCACACCAACCACATAAAAGTAGAACAGTAAAGG
This sequence is a window from Setaria italica strain Yugu1 chromosome III, Setaria_italica_v2.0, whole genome shotgun sequence. Protein-coding genes within it:
- the LOC101756599 gene encoding heptahelical transmembrane protein 4 isoform X1; the encoded protein is MCKKKGQGRPPHQPSLQPRGAGELGGGTSPMASSPTTTSSCIPWNGGADDGKKEKKSKKCELIGYEALPEWLKDNEFIHGYYRCEWPMKETILSIFSIHNETLNVWSHLIGFLLFLCLTIFTAMVIPRDGNSNSSSWSSSRSRAAYWGDLVEMANMTVALRHEALAACFLLPPSAAAEAGLSEDGQQIPTSCPPNTSSSHVHHGIQIQIRQRLHLQDTNGTATDALVAAGEPVTRWPLFAYLAGAMVCLLTSSACHLILCHSERTAYVTLRLDYAGIAALIVTSFYPLAYYSFLCAPSLQRLYMGSITALGAAAATVSLVPAFQAPELRPLRAALFSCMGASGVVPIAHKLVIYGGTAPGAVASAAYEALMGALYGLGVVVYAARVPERWAPGRFDLVGHSHQLFHLFVVAGAYAHYLAGVEYLKWRDVDKC
- the LOC101756599 gene encoding heptahelical transmembrane protein 4 isoform X2 — translated: MCKKKGQGRPPHQPSLQPRGAGELGGGTSPMASSPTTTSSCIPWNGGADDGKKEKKSKKCELIGYEALPEWLKDNEFIHGYYRCEWPMKETILSIFSIHNETLNVWSHLIGFLLFLCLTIFTAMVIPRDGNSNSSSWSSSRSRAAYWGDLVEMANMTVALRHEALAACFLLPPSAAAEAGLSEDGQQIPTSCPPNTSSSHVHHGIQIQDTNGTATDALVAAGEPVTRWPLFAYLAGAMVCLLTSSACHLILCHSERTAYVTLRLDYAGIAALIVTSFYPLAYYSFLCAPSLQRLYMGSITALGAAAATVSLVPAFQAPELRPLRAALFSCMGASGVVPIAHKLVIYGGTAPGAVASAAYEALMGALYGLGVVVYAARVPERWAPGRFDLVGHSHQLFHLFVVAGAYAHYLAGVEYLKWRDVDKC